In Planctomycetota bacterium, one DNA window encodes the following:
- the pbpC gene encoding penicillin-binding protein 1C produces MAPKLAFVALDVLFPFPQRHLDRLASPTAAPRVLDRAGNVLQAFVAADDSWSFPVPLSEMSPHLAEATIAVEDGRFRSHRGVDALAVARAAWSNLARLRTVSGASTITMQTVRLLEPRRRTLAAKLIEAFRALQLEELRAKDEILAGYLNLAPYGGNFTGAEAASLAYFGKHARDLTLAEAALLAGLPQAPSRLRPDRFPDRARARREAVLRRMLSRGAIRSEAFELANREPSVAQRVPFPCAAPHWVQLVRQRFPGRATLHTTLDPQTQHVAATALREAVAAVDGAGISNGAAVVLENETGAVRALVGSCDFLAEQDGQVNGATAPRSPGSALKPFTYALAFERGLCTPDAILADVPASYTGYEPENYDHTCRGPVPAREALAASLNIPAVRLAREVGHQSLFSFLKQLGFTTLTRDADHYGLALTLGSVEVTLLDLTSAYAALARLGVCREPRLLETEPVSEGRRVLSDGAAWLVLEALSDARRLGLGPRWEPAEGLPRLAWKTGTSHGHRDAWTVACTPRHTVGVWLGNFSGRPARELVGVQAAAPVAARILDWIEAGRPSQPFARPECVQLAALCAVSGMRAGPHCPAATQGLTLRTSGVAGVCSVHVPVKVDATTGVRLCPRCAGNHASAARVAECWPPELAAWLRHHGRGGNLPPPHNPACASVASADTPPRVLSPVPGQTYVLLADAPHQRLTLRAASRAGTLYWFVNGVLVAAGAPLEPAFWPLRPGTHTITCADDAGLGTSLTIAVR; encoded by the coding sequence GTGGCACCGAAGCTGGCCTTCGTGGCGCTCGACGTCCTGTTCCCGTTCCCACAGCGCCACCTCGATCGCCTCGCCAGCCCCACAGCGGCCCCGCGCGTGCTCGACCGCGCGGGGAACGTGCTCCAGGCGTTCGTCGCCGCCGACGACTCCTGGTCGTTCCCCGTGCCACTGAGCGAGATGAGCCCACACCTGGCCGAGGCCACAATAGCGGTGGAGGACGGGCGCTTCCGGAGCCACCGCGGCGTGGACGCGCTGGCGGTCGCTCGCGCCGCGTGGTCGAACCTCGCGCGCCTGCGCACCGTGTCGGGCGCCTCCACGATCACCATGCAGACGGTTCGCCTGCTCGAGCCGCGCCGCCGCACGCTCGCGGCGAAGCTCATCGAGGCGTTCCGTGCCCTCCAGCTCGAAGAGCTTCGAGCCAAGGACGAGATTCTCGCGGGCTACCTGAACCTGGCGCCGTATGGCGGCAACTTCACGGGCGCCGAGGCCGCCTCGCTCGCCTACTTCGGCAAGCACGCGCGCGACCTCACGCTGGCCGAGGCCGCGCTGCTAGCCGGCCTGCCCCAGGCCCCCTCGCGTCTGCGCCCCGACCGCTTCCCCGATCGGGCGCGGGCGCGCCGGGAGGCCGTTCTCCGCCGCATGCTCTCGCGCGGCGCGATCCGCTCCGAGGCATTCGAGCTGGCCAACCGGGAGCCTAGTGTCGCGCAGCGCGTGCCCTTCCCCTGTGCGGCGCCGCACTGGGTCCAGCTCGTGCGCCAGCGCTTCCCGGGCCGGGCCACTCTGCACACCACGCTCGACCCGCAGACTCAGCACGTTGCCGCGACAGCTCTCCGCGAGGCCGTCGCCGCGGTGGACGGCGCGGGCATCTCGAACGGCGCCGCTGTGGTGCTTGAGAACGAAACCGGCGCCGTGCGGGCCCTCGTTGGCTCATGCGATTTCCTCGCAGAGCAGGATGGCCAAGTGAACGGGGCCACGGCGCCGCGCTCGCCCGGCTCAGCCTTGAAGCCGTTCACCTACGCCCTCGCTTTCGAGCGGGGCCTGTGCACCCCCGACGCCATCCTGGCCGATGTGCCGGCCAGCTACACGGGCTATGAGCCCGAGAACTACGACCACACCTGCCGCGGCCCGGTCCCCGCGCGCGAGGCCCTGGCCGCCTCGCTTAACATTCCGGCGGTCCGCCTCGCGCGCGAGGTGGGCCACCAAAGTCTGTTCTCTTTCCTCAAGCAACTGGGCTTCACCACCCTCACCCGCGATGCCGACCACTACGGTCTCGCCCTCACGCTCGGCTCGGTGGAGGTGACGCTGCTCGACCTCACCAGCGCCTACGCGGCCCTGGCCCGCCTCGGCGTGTGCCGCGAGCCGCGCCTCCTCGAGACCGAGCCGGTCTCCGAGGGGCGGCGCGTGTTATCGGACGGGGCCGCGTGGCTGGTCCTGGAGGCCCTCTCGGACGCGCGCCGGCTCGGCCTCGGGCCCCGCTGGGAACCGGCAGAGGGCCTGCCGCGCCTGGCCTGGAAGACCGGCACCTCGCACGGCCACCGCGACGCCTGGACGGTGGCCTGCACGCCCCGCCACACAGTGGGCGTGTGGCTGGGCAACTTCTCGGGACGCCCCGCGCGGGAGCTCGTAGGCGTCCAGGCAGCGGCGCCGGTGGCGGCGCGAATCCTCGACTGGATCGAGGCCGGCCGTCCTTCCCAGCCGTTCGCGAGGCCCGAGTGCGTGCAACTTGCGGCCCTTTGCGCCGTGAGCGGCATGCGGGCAGGCCCTCACTGCCCAGCGGCCACCCAGGGTCTCACCCTTCGAACGAGTGGCGTCGCCGGCGTTTGCTCAGTGCACGTGCCGGTGAAGGTGGATGCCACCACGGGCGTGCGCCTGTGCCCGCGGTGCGCCGGCAACCACGCGAGCGCGGCCCGTGTGGCGGAATGCTGGCCGCCGGAGCTGGCCGCATGGCTGCGGCATCACGGCCGGGGCGGGAACCTGCCGCCGCCCCACAACCCTGCGTGCGCGAGCGTCGCCTCGGCCGACACCCCGCCACGCGTCCTCTCCCCCGTGCCTGGGCAGACCTATGTGTTGCTCGCTGATGCGCCGCATCAGCGGTTGACGCTCAGGGCCGCGAGCCGCGCGGGCACGCTCTACTGGTTTGTCAATGGCGTCCTGGTGGCCGCGGGCGCTCCGCTCGAGCCCGCCTTCTGGCCACTCCGCCCCGGCACCCATACCATCACCTGCGCCGACGATGCCGGGCTGGGCACGTCGCTCACCATCGCCGTGAGATAG
- a CDS encoding glycosyltransferase family 4 protein, which produces MSDSRIRIVHIITRMILGGAQENTLLTCRGLHENPDYDVTLVTGPALGPEGELLSEAERLGLQVILVPQMRRAIHPLRDFASVRALRRILRQLRPQIVHTHSSKAGILGRYAAHAERVPITVHTIHGLPFHPYEKGWRNRLYAWLERKAARWSNALVCVADAMAEQAAAAGVADRPKFTTIYSGMETEAFLECDVHRRAMRSRLGFGDDEFVVGKVARLFELKGYEYVLEAARRVREAHPNVRFLFVGDGILREALEAQALRLGVRDAITFAGLVPSSQVPACISAMDALVHASLREGLARVLPQALLAGKPVVSFDVDGAREVVRPGETGYLVPPQSVEGLVASLCEIIERPEQAAAMAARGRELCRDRFRWQTMVARLDELYRRLLADRG; this is translated from the coding sequence GTGAGCGATTCGCGCATCCGCATCGTGCACATCATCACGCGCATGATCCTGGGCGGCGCCCAGGAGAACACGCTGCTCACCTGCCGCGGCCTGCACGAGAACCCCGACTACGACGTCACGCTGGTCACCGGCCCGGCCCTCGGCCCTGAGGGCGAACTGCTCAGCGAGGCCGAGCGCCTGGGGCTCCAGGTGATCCTCGTGCCCCAGATGCGGCGAGCCATCCATCCGCTGCGCGACTTCGCCTCGGTCCGCGCCCTGCGTCGCATCCTCCGGCAGCTCCGCCCGCAGATCGTCCACACCCACAGCTCCAAGGCAGGCATCCTGGGCCGCTACGCCGCCCATGCCGAGCGCGTGCCCATCACCGTCCACACGATCCACGGCCTGCCGTTCCACCCCTATGAGAAGGGCTGGCGGAATCGCCTCTACGCGTGGCTGGAGCGCAAAGCGGCTCGGTGGAGCAACGCCCTCGTTTGCGTGGCCGATGCGATGGCCGAGCAGGCCGCGGCCGCTGGCGTGGCCGACCGCCCGAAGTTCACCACCATCTACAGCGGCATGGAGACCGAAGCGTTCCTCGAATGCGATGTGCACCGCCGCGCGATGCGCAGCCGTCTGGGCTTCGGGGACGACGAGTTCGTCGTCGGCAAGGTTGCCCGCCTCTTCGAGCTCAAGGGCTACGAGTACGTGCTCGAGGCCGCGAGGCGCGTTCGAGAGGCCCATCCGAACGTCCGCTTCCTCTTCGTCGGCGATGGCATTCTCCGCGAGGCGCTCGAGGCGCAGGCCCTGCGGCTGGGCGTGCGCGATGCGATCACGTTCGCCGGCCTCGTGCCGTCGAGCCAGGTGCCGGCCTGCATTTCGGCGATGGATGCGCTGGTGCACGCCTCGCTGCGCGAGGGCCTGGCGCGCGTGCTCCCGCAGGCCCTGCTGGCCGGCAAGCCCGTCGTGTCGTTCGACGTGGACGGCGCACGCGAGGTGGTGCGTCCCGGCGAGACCGGCTATCTGGTGCCGCCCCAGTCGGTGGAGGGCCTGGTGGCATCGCTGTGCGAGATCATCGAGCGGCCCGAGCAGGCCGCCGCCATGGCTGCGCGCGGCCGCGAGCTGTGCAGGGATCGCTTCCGCTGGCAGACGATGGTCGCCCGCCTCGACGAGCTCTACCGCCGGCTGCTCGCAGACCGCGGGTAG
- the truA gene encoding tRNA pseudouridine(38-40) synthase TruA has protein sequence MTSHELGRNIKLLIEYDGTRYHGWQRQANASTIQQTLEEGIAQVVGHEVTLCGSGRTDAGVHALGQVANFRTSTRLAAERLPHAINAHVPDDIAVLRAEDAPADFHARYSAKCKTYRYRIVRRPVRPAVGAAFVHWHRFPLDVAAMRQAAALFLGEHDFAVFESHSAGEGTVRTVSRSELVEAGERLDYYVAANGFLYNMVRAMVGTLLEVGSGKRPPEDVTRLLESRDRTRAGRTAPARGLCLMQVDYE, from the coding sequence ATGACCAGCCACGAGCTTGGGCGCAACATCAAGTTGCTCATCGAGTACGACGGCACCCGCTACCACGGCTGGCAGCGCCAGGCCAATGCCTCCACCATCCAGCAGACGCTCGAAGAGGGGATCGCCCAGGTGGTCGGGCACGAGGTGACGCTTTGCGGATCGGGCCGCACCGATGCCGGCGTGCACGCCCTCGGGCAAGTGGCCAACTTCCGCACGAGCACGCGCCTCGCCGCCGAACGGCTGCCCCATGCGATCAACGCCCACGTGCCCGACGACATCGCGGTGCTGCGGGCCGAAGACGCGCCGGCCGACTTCCACGCGCGCTACTCGGCGAAGTGCAAGACCTACCGCTACCGCATCGTGCGCCGCCCCGTGCGGCCCGCCGTGGGGGCCGCCTTTGTGCACTGGCATCGGTTCCCGCTCGACGTGGCGGCGATGCGACAGGCCGCGGCGCTATTCCTCGGCGAACACGACTTCGCGGTCTTCGAGTCCCACTCGGCCGGCGAGGGCACCGTGCGCACGGTCAGCCGCAGCGAGCTCGTCGAGGCAGGCGAGCGCCTCGACTACTATGTCGCCGCCAACGGCTTCCTCTACAACATGGTGCGAGCCATGGTCGGCACGCTGCTCGAGGTAGGCTCGGGCAAACGTCCCCCGGAGGACGTGACTCGCCTCCTGGAGTCGCGCGACCGCACGCGGGCAGGCAGGACCGCGCCCGCCAGGGGCCTGTGCCTGATGCAGGTGGACTACGAGTGA
- the asnB gene encoding asparagine synthase (glutamine-hydrolyzing) codes for MCGICGILHRTETPVSRDTLRAMIARLRHRGPDDAGTFIRGDLPADQAAGPKPQAPVRNPQSAVGNLGLGMTRLSIIDVMGGHQPMANEDGSVWVVLNGEIYNFRELKNELLERGHLFRSHADTEVIVHLYEEMGERVVERLHGMFAFAVWDERRVQLLLARDRLGKKPLVYSDDGSRLAFASELQALLEAPGVPRAVSPEALDLYLTYQYVPAPLTIYEGIRKLLPAHYLVASKDGTRIERYWNLPTETQETPASAAELRNLLDQAVRRRLISDVPLGAFLSGGIDSSIVVGLMARHQREPVKTFSIGFGHTKYDELNYARLAAKRFGTDHHEFVVEPKAIEVLPLLVRHYGEPFADSSAIPTYYLAQKTREHVTVALSGDGGDEGFGGYERYAAMALGARYDALPRPLRSAVGGLARALFGRASTAEPKMRGRRLRRFVEGLSRSQVERYIEWIAYFKPSERPGLYTADFAVRLGGHDAARYLAAEFDKVSLLDAAAATARVDAATYLPNDILTKVDIASMANSLEVRCPFLDPEVIGFGLSLPTGLKMGSLGTTTKKFLRAAFADLLPPPIRRRGKMGFGVPIAHWLRSELRDYARGILLSPECLGRGYFREEMVRRLVEEHQTCRADHADRLWALLSLELWHREFLP; via the coding sequence ATGTGCGGGATCTGCGGCATCCTCCATCGCACTGAGACGCCGGTCTCGCGCGACACGCTGCGGGCGATGATCGCGCGCCTGCGCCATCGCGGCCCCGACGACGCCGGCACCTTCATTCGGGGCGACTTGCCGGCCGACCAGGCCGCGGGTCCGAAGCCTCAGGCCCCAGTCCGCAATCCGCAATCCGCAGTCGGCAATCTCGGCCTCGGCATGACTCGCCTCTCGATCATTGACGTGATGGGCGGCCACCAGCCGATGGCCAACGAGGACGGCTCGGTGTGGGTCGTTCTCAACGGCGAGATCTACAACTTCCGCGAGCTGAAGAACGAGTTGCTCGAACGCGGCCACCTCTTCCGCTCGCACGCCGACACTGAAGTCATCGTGCACCTCTATGAGGAGATGGGCGAGCGCGTCGTCGAGCGACTCCACGGGATGTTCGCCTTCGCGGTGTGGGACGAGCGCCGCGTGCAACTGCTCCTCGCCCGCGACCGCCTGGGCAAGAAGCCGCTGGTCTACAGCGACGACGGCTCGCGCCTGGCCTTCGCCTCCGAGCTCCAGGCCCTGCTCGAGGCCCCGGGCGTTCCTCGAGCCGTCTCACCCGAAGCGCTTGACCTCTATCTCACCTATCAGTATGTTCCCGCGCCGCTCACCATCTACGAGGGCATCCGCAAGCTGCTGCCCGCCCACTACCTCGTGGCCTCGAAGGATGGCACCCGCATCGAACGCTACTGGAACCTGCCGACCGAGACGCAGGAAACACCCGCTTCGGCGGCCGAGCTGCGAAACCTGCTCGACCAGGCGGTGAGACGGCGCCTCATAAGCGATGTGCCCCTCGGCGCCTTCCTCAGCGGCGGCATTGATTCGAGCATCGTCGTGGGCCTGATGGCCCGCCACCAGCGGGAGCCGGTCAAGACCTTCTCCATCGGCTTCGGCCACACGAAGTACGACGAACTGAATTATGCGCGCCTCGCCGCCAAGCGCTTCGGGACCGACCACCACGAGTTCGTGGTGGAGCCGAAGGCCATCGAGGTCCTGCCGCTCCTCGTCCGCCATTATGGAGAACCGTTCGCCGATTCGTCAGCCATCCCGACCTACTACCTCGCGCAGAAGACGCGAGAGCACGTGACCGTGGCGCTTTCGGGCGACGGCGGCGACGAGGGCTTCGGCGGCTACGAGCGCTACGCGGCGATGGCCCTCGGGGCAAGATACGACGCGTTGCCGCGCCCGCTGAGGAGCGCGGTGGGCGGGCTCGCCCGGGCGCTCTTCGGCCGGGCCTCGACCGCCGAACCCAAGATGCGCGGCCGCAGACTCCGCCGGTTTGTCGAGGGACTCTCCCGCTCACAGGTCGAGCGCTACATCGAGTGGATCGCCTACTTCAAGCCGTCTGAGAGGCCCGGACTCTATACCGCCGACTTCGCCGTGCGGCTGGGCGGCCACGACGCGGCCCGCTATCTGGCGGCGGAGTTTGACAAGGTGTCGCTCCTCGATGCCGCTGCCGCCACGGCCCGCGTGGACGCCGCAACCTATCTGCCCAACGATATCCTGACGAAGGTGGACATCGCCAGCATGGCCAACTCTCTGGAGGTCCGCTGCCCGTTTCTCGACCCCGAGGTGATCGGCTTCGGGCTGTCGCTGCCTACGGGGCTCAAGATGGGAAGCTTGGGCACGACGACCAAGAAGTTCCTGCGGGCCGCCTTCGCCGATCTCTTGCCGCCCCCGATCCGGAGGCGGGGCAAGATGGGCTTCGGCGTGCCGATTGCCCACTGGCTGCGCAGCGAATTGCGCGACTACGCCCGAGGCATCCTGCTCTCCCCCGAGTGCCTGGGCCGCGGCTACTTCCGCGAGGAGATGGTGCGTCGCCTCGTCGAGGAGCACCAGACCTGCCGCGCTGACCACGCTGACCGCCTCTGGGCGCTCCTCAGCCTCGAGCTCTGGCACCGCGAGTTCCTGCCGTGA
- a CDS encoding beta-ketoacyl synthase N-terminal-like domain-containing protein translates to MNGSDVVITGVGCITPLGLSLEALSTALREGRPGFGELASFDASAYPCRFGAEVLDLELADFIESSKTYVDRTSAFALAACATALRDAHWTGDESVGLILGTAWGCMDSLQLFAQKLVEGKPKFVSPLPFTHSYANAPNSLASIEFKLRGFNACLTSGHVSGLAAVEYACRRVALGKEKRLLAGGSESLSEPVFHAYCRRGRLHPGQEPRPYDPASSGMLLGEGAAVVAVEEAESARQWNTPVLARVLGWASCHGESVADGLARSMRDALARGGIRFGDVDAILGIGCGSPAFDAAEIEAIRAVFSGARPALTSVKGWLGEAMGAGGAVSLAAALACLEDRFLPAALPTYGPLPDGVRLVAGEPLDGPVGTLLVNAADPSGACASLVLASA, encoded by the coding sequence ATGAACGGCAGTGACGTCGTCATCACGGGCGTTGGTTGCATCACACCGCTCGGGCTGTCGCTCGAGGCGTTGAGCACAGCGCTGCGCGAGGGGCGCCCAGGCTTCGGCGAGCTCGCCTCGTTCGATGCCTCGGCCTACCCGTGCCGCTTCGGCGCGGAAGTGCTCGACCTGGAGCTTGCCGACTTCATCGAGTCGTCGAAGACCTACGTTGACCGCACCTCGGCCTTTGCCCTCGCCGCCTGCGCCACGGCGCTGCGCGATGCCCATTGGACAGGCGACGAGAGTGTGGGGCTGATCCTGGGCACGGCGTGGGGCTGCATGGATTCGCTCCAGCTCTTCGCGCAGAAGCTGGTCGAGGGCAAGCCCAAGTTCGTCTCCCCGCTGCCCTTCACCCACAGCTACGCGAACGCGCCCAACAGCCTGGCCTCGATTGAGTTCAAGCTCCGCGGCTTCAATGCCTGTCTCACGAGCGGTCACGTGTCGGGCCTGGCGGCGGTGGAGTACGCCTGCCGGCGCGTGGCGCTGGGCAAGGAGAAGCGGTTGCTGGCAGGCGGGTCCGAATCACTCTCGGAGCCGGTCTTCCACGCCTATTGCCGGCGCGGCAGGCTGCATCCTGGGCAGGAGCCGCGGCCCTACGACCCCGCATCGAGCGGAATGTTGCTCGGCGAAGGGGCGGCCGTGGTCGCCGTCGAGGAGGCCGAGTCGGCGCGGCAGTGGAACACTCCCGTCCTCGCCCGTGTGCTCGGCTGGGCCTCGTGCCACGGCGAATCGGTGGCCGACGGCCTGGCTCGTTCGATGCGCGACGCGCTGGCGCGTGGGGGCATCCGCTTCGGCGATGTGGACGCGATTCTCGGCATCGGCTGCGGCTCGCCCGCGTTCGACGCCGCGGAGATCGAGGCGATTCGGGCCGTCTTCAGCGGGGCGAGGCCCGCGCTCACCTCTGTGAAAGGCTGGCTTGGCGAGGCGATGGGAGCGGGGGGCGCGGTATCGCTGGCTGCCGCGCTCGCCTGCCTCGAGGACCGCTTCCTGCCCGCCGCGTTGCCCACCTATGGCCCATTGCCCGACGGCGTCCGCCTGGTGGCCGGCGAGCCGCTGGACGGCCCGGTCGGCACCCTCCTGGTCAATGCCGCCGACCCGAGCGGCGCCTGTGCGAGCCTTGTCCTGGCCTCCGCGTGA
- a CDS encoding beta-ketoacyl-[acyl-carrier-protein] synthase family protein gives MPTSAPRLVITGLGAIAPNGNSVAEFWAGLCAGRDAVGPITHFDASPFRNTNGGEVRGFAFADPEASRAKQYALAAIEQALADARLEGEELRSAGIVLATNFGGCEHGEKLLAAQTRGETPDPRWLAEFDFQAAAIAAARRWGLRGPAATLSLSCASGVAAIGYAVDLIREGRCERAIAGGYDELALMSYSGLSALRAITPEIVRPFDKNRQGTIFSEGAGVILVEALDAARARGAAIHAEVLGHAMNNDAFHMTAPDTSGRGITAVMQGALDDAGVSPEDVQHVNAHGTGTPYNDKIETAAIKAVFNAHARRLVITANKSMIGHTCGAAGTLESIATIRTLQTGIVPPTIHYETPDPECDLDYVPNEARTCDVRVALCNAYGIGGTNSAIVLARWEGR, from the coding sequence GTGCCTACTTCTGCCCCCCGCCTCGTCATCACCGGCCTGGGCGCCATCGCCCCCAACGGCAACTCCGTGGCGGAGTTCTGGGCCGGGCTGTGCGCGGGGCGCGATGCGGTCGGCCCCATCACGCATTTCGACGCCAGCCCCTTTCGCAACACGAACGGCGGCGAGGTGAGAGGCTTCGCGTTCGCCGACCCCGAGGCGAGCCGAGCGAAGCAGTACGCCCTGGCCGCCATCGAGCAGGCCCTCGCCGATGCACGGCTCGAAGGGGAAGAACTCCGTTCGGCGGGGATCGTGCTGGCCACGAACTTCGGCGGCTGCGAGCACGGCGAGAAGCTGCTGGCCGCCCAGACTCGCGGCGAAACGCCCGACCCCCGCTGGCTCGCCGAGTTCGACTTCCAGGCCGCCGCCATCGCAGCCGCGCGGCGATGGGGTCTGCGCGGACCCGCGGCAACACTGTCGCTGTCCTGCGCCTCGGGTGTCGCGGCCATCGGCTACGCCGTGGACCTCATTCGCGAGGGGCGCTGCGAGCGAGCCATCGCCGGCGGCTACGACGAACTGGCCCTGATGTCCTACAGCGGCCTGAGCGCGCTCCGCGCCATCACGCCCGAGATCGTTCGTCCCTTCGACAAGAACCGCCAGGGCACAATCTTCTCCGAAGGCGCAGGCGTGATCCTCGTCGAAGCACTGGACGCCGCGAGGGCCCGCGGCGCGGCCATCCATGCCGAAGTCCTCGGCCACGCGATGAACAATGACGCCTTCCACATGACTGCCCCCGATACCAGCGGCAGAGGCATCACCGCCGTCATGCAGGGCGCCCTCGACGACGCAGGCGTCAGTCCCGAAGACGTCCAGCACGTCAATGCCCACGGCACAGGCACCCCGTATAACGACAAGATCGAGACGGCCGCCATCAAGGCCGTCTTCAACGCCCACGCCCGACGCCTCGTTATCACGGCCAACAAGTCCATGATCGGGCACACCTGCGGCGCCGCCGGCACCCTCGAATCCATCGCCACCATCAGGACCCTTCAGACCGGCATCGTGCCGCCCACCATTCACTACGAGACGCCCGACCCCGAGTGCGACCTGGACTATGTGCCGAACGAGGCGCGGACGTGCGACGTGCGAGTCGCCCTCTGCAACGCCTACGGCATCGGTGGCACCAACTCGGCGATCGTGCTCGCACGCTGGGAGGGCCGATGA
- the ltaE gene encoding low-specificity L-threonine aldolase produces MELPIDLRSDTVTRPSPAMRQAMADAEVGDDVAREDPTINRLEELCAELYGMEASLFTPSGSMANQVAIKTWTQAGDEMIVDLNAHCYNLESAAIAALSGVQVAPVDGRRGIMTPEQVEARIRPKNVHHGPTALIAIENTHNRGGGSIYPVETVVGIGEVARRHGIRLHLDGARLLNACVEKRVRPTDYTRHCDSATLCFSKGLGCPVGSIVAGPRDFIERARRWRKVFGGGMRQAGILAAAAIYALQHNVERLAEDHANARLLAQGLAEIDTLDLDPGEVETNMVFFDCSRTGMTAAALKHTMAKAGVLMYDTAPHRIRLVTHLDVTREQVLDAVAIFKRVLMSA; encoded by the coding sequence ATGGAACTGCCCATTGACCTGCGCAGCGACACCGTGACCAGGCCCTCGCCCGCCATGCGCCAGGCGATGGCCGACGCCGAGGTCGGCGACGACGTGGCCCGCGAGGACCCGACGATCAACCGGCTCGAGGAACTGTGCGCCGAGCTCTACGGCATGGAGGCGTCGCTCTTCACCCCCTCGGGCTCGATGGCCAACCAGGTGGCGATCAAGACCTGGACCCAGGCGGGCGACGAAATGATCGTGGACCTGAACGCCCACTGCTACAACCTCGAGAGCGCGGCCATTGCCGCGTTGTCCGGCGTGCAGGTGGCGCCGGTGGACGGACGGCGAGGCATCATGACGCCCGAACAGGTCGAAGCGCGGATCCGGCCGAAGAACGTCCATCACGGCCCCACGGCGCTCATCGCCATCGAGAACACCCACAACCGCGGCGGCGGCTCGATCTACCCCGTCGAGACAGTGGTCGGCATTGGCGAGGTGGCCCGGCGTCACGGCATCCGCCTGCACCTCGATGGCGCGCGGCTGCTCAACGCCTGCGTCGAGAAGAGAGTCAGGCCCACCGACTACACGCGGCATTGCGACTCCGCCACCCTCTGCTTCTCGAAGGGCCTGGGCTGCCCCGTGGGCTCCATCGTGGCCGGGCCGCGCGACTTCATCGAGCGGGCGCGCCGTTGGCGCAAAGTGTTCGGCGGCGGGATGCGCCAGGCCGGCATTCTGGCTGCGGCGGCTATCTATGCGCTCCAGCACAACGTCGAGCGGCTCGCCGAAGACCACGCCAACGCCCGCCTCCTCGCCCAGGGCCTCGCGGAGATTGACACCCTCGACCTCGACCCCGGCGAGGTGGAGACCAACATGGTCTTCTTCGACTGTTCTCGCACGGGAATGACCGCGGCCGCCCTCAAGCACACGATGGCGAAGGCCGGCGTTCTGATGTACGACACCGCTCCGCACCGCATCCGGCTCGTCACCCATCTCGATGTCACCCGCGAGCAGGTGCTCGACGCCGTGGCCATTTTCAAGCGGGTGCTGATGTCGGCTTGA